In Apium graveolens cultivar Ventura chromosome 10, ASM990537v1, whole genome shotgun sequence, the following are encoded in one genomic region:
- the LOC141693222 gene encoding ubiquitin-conjugating enzyme E2 variant 1C-like: MAMGSGGSSIIVPRNFRLLEELEHGEKGIGDGFVSYGMDDADDIYMRSWTGTIIGPHNTVHDGRIYTLKLFCDKDYPDKPPTVRFHSHINMTCVNPDTGLVDARKFGVLANWQREYTMKHILTQLRKEMITSQNRKLPQPPEGTYFY; encoded by the exons TACCAAGGAACTTTAGATTGCTGGAAGAACTTGAACATGGAGAGAAAGGTATCGGTGATGGTTTTGTCAGCTACGGGATGGATGATGCTGATGACATATATATGCGCTCGTGGACAGGCACCATAATTGGTCCTCATAAT ACTGTACATGACGGTCGCATTTATACGTTGAAGCTGTTTTGCGACAAAGATTATCCAGACAAGCCTCCGACTGTTCGTTTCCATTCTCACATCAATATGACTTGTGTGAATCCTGATACTGGCTTG GTTGATGCAAGGAAGTTTGGGGTGCTAGCCAATTGGCAACGAGAATACACCATGAAGCACATATTGACTCAGCTGAGGAAAGAAATGATCACCTCTCAGAACCGAAAGCTTCCCCAACCTCCAGAGGGAACCTACTTCTACTGA
- the LOC141692740 gene encoding cytochrome P450 CYP736A12-like: MSTSVYIILLPVIGALCWFIIHLRSRRSKLPPGPWGIPFIGHLHMLGKLPHRDITKLSQKYGPIMYLRLGSIPTIVISSPPLIELFLKTHDTIFASRPKTQASKILSYDNTAIAFTEYGPYWRNVRKFCISQLLSTNKIESMAWQRKEELGFMVESLREAAATREVVNVSEKLAGLIEDMTCGMLFGKSRDNDMSKVIPELLCLHGLFNVTDYLPILGPFDLQGLGRRFKVAFKTIDKILESIIDDHEQDARNSNEKPDRDFVDVLLSLQNNTIVGYEQLSKSIYRSNVKALILDMIMGALDTSQNSIDWIMTELVRNQRVVKKLQAEIESVVGDSQTIEEEHLPNFNYLDMIIKESMRLHPIGPFLIPRESTKDIEINGYLIPKKSRILTNIWAVGRDPQIWSENVDEFIPERFMGTNIDFRGQDFQFTPFGSGRRGCPGMQLGLVNIKLVVAQLIHSFNWELPGGMSPTEMDMSETFGLTMPRAKHLCAIPCIRVP, from the exons ATGTCTACCTCCGTTTATATCATTCTGTTACCTGTGATTGGAGCGCTGTGCTGGTTCATCATCCATCTCCGCTCGCGGAGAAGCAAATTACCACCAGGTCCATGGGGAATACCATTTATTGGTCACCTCCACATGCTTGGAAAACTTCCACACCGAGACATAACAAAATTATCGCAAAAATATGGTCCTATAATGTACCTACGTCTAGGCTCTATCCCGACCATTGTCATCTCATCTCCGCCCCTCATCGAACTCTTCCTAAAGACCCACGATACAATTTTTGCTAGCCGTCCGAAAACGCAAGCAAGCAAAATCTTATCGTATGACAACACAGCCATCGCTTTCACCGAGTATGGACCATATTGGAGGAACGTCAGGAAGTTTTGCATTTCTCAGCTTCTTAGCACCAACAAGATCGAGTCCATGGCGTGGCAGAGGAAGGAGGAGCTCGGCTTTATGGTCGAGTCGCTACGAGAGGCAGCAGCAACACGTGAGGTGGTGAACGTTAGTGAGAAATTGGCGGGTTTGATCGAGGACATGACATGTGGAATGTTGTTCGGGAAGAGTAGAGACAATGATATGAGTAAAGTTATACCTGAGTTGCTTTGTTTACATGGACTGTTTAATGTGACAGATTACCTCCCAATTTTAGGGCCTTTTGACCTCCAG GGGTTGGGTCGTCGATTTAAGGTAGCTTTCAAGACAATCGATAAAATCTTAGAAAGTATCATTGATGATCATGAGCAAGATGCTAGGAATAGCAATGAAAAACCTGACCGTGATTTTGTTGATGTACTTCTGTCTCTACAAAATAATACTATTGTTGGATACGAGCAATTATCAAAATCAATATATCGATCAAATGTTAAAGCACTCATATTGGACATGATTATGGGAGCGTTGGATACATCCCAGAATTCCATTGACTGGATCATGACCGAGCTTGTAAGAAATCAAAGAGTCGTGAAGAAACTTCAAGCCGAAATTGAAAGTGTTGTAGGGGACAGTCAGACTATCGAAGAAGAACATTTGCCGAATTTTAATTATTTGGACATGATCATTAAAGAAAGTATGCGATTACATCCTATTGGACCCTTCTTAATTCCTCGCGAGTCCACGAAAGATATTGAGATAAATGGATATCTCATACCGAAAAAGTCCCGCATTCTCACCAATATTTGGGCAGTAGGCCGAGATCCACAAATCTGGTCCGAAAACGTTGATGAATTTATACCAGAGAGATTCATGGGTACTAATATAGATTTCCGAGGACAAGATTTCCAATTTACCCCTTTTGGTTCCGGCCGAAGAGGTTGTCCCGGGATGCAACTAGGTCTGGTAAACATTAAACTGGTGGTTGCTCAGTTGATACACAGTTTTAATTGGGAGTTACCTGGTGGCATGTCACCAACTGAAATGGATATGAGTGAAACATTTGGTCTCACAATGCCAAGAGCAAAGCATCTTTGCGCTATACCTTGTATTCGCGTCCCATGA